The Macaca fascicularis isolate 582-1 chromosome 1, T2T-MFA8v1.1 genome includes a window with the following:
- the LOC102143453 gene encoding guanylate-binding protein 6-like isoform X2, whose amino-acid sequence MESGPKMLAPICLVENNNDKLLVNQQAIQILDKISQPVVVVAIVGLYRTGKSYLMNRLAGENHGFPLGSTVQSETKGIWMWCVPHPSKPNHTLVLLDTEGLGDVEKGDPKNDSWIFALAVLLCSTFVYNSMSTINHQALEQLHYVTELTELIKAKSNPRPDGVEDSTEFVSFFPDFIWTVRDFTLELKLNGDPITEDEYLENALKLIQGKNPKVQASNLPRECIRHFFPKRKCFVFDRPTHDKDLLANIEKVAEKQLDPTFQEQTNIFRSYIFTHARTKTLREGITVTGNRLGTLAVTYVDAINSGAVPCLENAVITLAQRENSAAMQRAANHYSQQMAQRVKLPTDTLQELLDVHAACEREAIAVFMEHSFKDENQEFQKKLVEITMNKKGEFLLQNEESSVQCCQAKLNELSKGLMESISAGSFSVPGGHKLYMETKKKIEQDYWQVPRKGVKAKEVFQRFLESQVVIEKSILQSDKALTDREKAVAVDRAKKEAAEKEQELLKQKLQEQQQQMEAQEKSLKENIAQLKEKLQMEREHLLREQNMMLEHKLKVQKDLLDEGFKKKCEEMNAEINQLKHMIDTTENDDTSWIAHTLDKLVNELPSILSGPAKLIGQVVKGFGIRMMLSS is encoded by the exons ATGGAATCTGGACCCAAAATGTTGGCCCCCATTTGCCTGGTGGAAAACAACAATGACAAGCTGTTGGTGAACCAGCAAGCTATACAGATTCTTGACAAGATTTCTCAGCCAGTGGTGGTGGTAGCCATTGTTGGACTGTACCGTACAGGCAAATCCTACTTGATGAACCGTCTGGCAGGAGAGAATCATG GCTTCCCTCTGGGCTCCACGGTGCAGTCTGAAACCAAGGGCATCTGGATGTGGTGCGTGCCCCACCCCTCCAAGCCAAACCACACCCTGGTCCTTCTGGACACCGAGGGTCTGGGCGATGTGGAAAAG GGTGACCCTAAGAATGACTCCTGGATCTTTGCCCTGGCTGTGCTCCTGTGCAGCACCTTCGTCTACAACAGCATGAGCACCATCAACCACCAGGCCCTGGAGCAGCTGCA TTATGTGACGGAGCTCACAGAACTCATTAAGGCAAAGTCCAACCCAAGGCCTGATGGAGTAGAAGATTCCACAGAGTTCGTGAGTTTCTTCCCAGACTTTATTTGGACTGTACGTGATTTCACTCTGGAGCTGAAGTTGAATGGTGACCCTATCACAGAAGATGAGTACCTGGAGAATGCCTTGAAGCTGATTCAAG GCAAGAATCCCAAAGTTCAAGCATCCAATTTGCCCAGGGAGTGCATCAGGCATTTCTTTCCAAAACGGAAGTGTTTTGTCTTTGACCGGCCAACACATGACAAAGACCTTCTAGCCAATATCGAGAAGGTGGCAGAAAAGCAACTGGATCCCACATTCCaggaacaaacaaacattttCCGTTCTTACATCTTCACGCATGCAAGAACCAAGACCCTCAGGGAGGGAATCACAGTCACTGGGAATC GTTTGGGAACTCTGGCAGTGACTTACGTAGATGCCATCAACAGTGGAGCGGTGCCTTGTCTGGAGAATGCAGTGATAACTCTGGCCCAGCGTGAGAACTCAGCTGCCATGCAGAGGGCAGCCAACCACTACAGCCagcagatggcccagcgagtgaAGCTCCCCACAGACACGCTCCAGGAGCTGCTGGACGTGCATGCGGCCTGTGAGAGGGAAGCCATTGCAGTCTTTATGGAGCACTCCTTCAAGGATGAAAACCAGGAATTCCAGAAGAAGCTCGTG GAAATCACAATGAATAAGAAGGGGGAGTTCTTGCTGCAGAATGAAGAGTCCTCTGTTCAGTGCTGCCAGGCTAAACTCAATGAGCTCTCAAAGGGCCTAATGGAAAGTATCTCAGCAGGAAGTTTCTCTGTTCCTGGAGGGCACAAGCTCTacatggaaacaaagaaaaagattgaaCAGGACTATTGGCAAGTCCCCAGGAAAGGAGTAAAG GCAAAAGAGGTCTTCCAGAGGTTCCTGGAGTCACAGGTGGTGATAGAGAAATCCATCTTGCAGTCGGATAAAGCCCTCACTGATAGAGAGAAGGCAGTAGCAG TGGATCGGGCCAAGAAGGAGGCAGCTGAGAAGGAACAGgaacttttaaaacagaaattacagGAGCAGCAGCAACAGATGGAGGCTCAAGAGAAGAGTCTCAAGGAAAACATAGCCCAGCTGAAGGAGAAGCTGCAGATGGAGAGAGAACACCTCCTGAGAGAGCAGAATATGATGCTGGAGCACAAGCTGAAG GTCCAGAAAGATTTGCTTGATGAAGGATTTAAGAAGAAATGTGAGGAGATGAATGCAGAGATAAATCAACTAAAACATATGATTGATACTACAGAAAATGATGATACTTCCTGGATTGCGCATACCTTGGACAAACTTGTCAATGAGCTACCTTCAATATTGTCTGGTCCTGCTAAATTAATTGGTCAGGTTGTCAAAG gctttggtatcaggatgatgctgtcctcataa
- the LOC102143453 gene encoding guanylate-binding protein 6-like isoform X1 — MPLRLAVAMESGPKMLAPICLVENNNDKLLVNQQAIQILDKISQPVVVVAIVGLYRTGKSYLMNRLAGENHGFPLGSTVQSETKGIWMWCVPHPSKPNHTLVLLDTEGLGDVEKGDPKNDSWIFALAVLLCSTFVYNSMSTINHQALEQLHYVTELTELIKAKSNPRPDGVEDSTEFVSFFPDFIWTVRDFTLELKLNGDPITEDEYLENALKLIQGKNPKVQASNLPRECIRHFFPKRKCFVFDRPTHDKDLLANIEKVAEKQLDPTFQEQTNIFRSYIFTHARTKTLREGITVTGNRLGTLAVTYVDAINSGAVPCLENAVITLAQRENSAAMQRAANHYSQQMAQRVKLPTDTLQELLDVHAACEREAIAVFMEHSFKDENQEFQKKLVEITMNKKGEFLLQNEESSVQCCQAKLNELSKGLMESISAGSFSVPGGHKLYMETKKKIEQDYWQVPRKGVKAKEVFQRFLESQVVIEKSILQSDKALTDREKAVAVDRAKKEAAEKEQELLKQKLQEQQQQMEAQEKSLKENIAQLKEKLQMEREHLLREQNMMLEHKLKVQKDLLDEGFKKKCEEMNAEINQLKHMIDTTENDDTSWIAHTLDKLVNELPSILSGPAKLIGQVVKGFGIRMMLSS; from the exons ATGCCCTTGAG GTTGGCGGTTGCCATGGAATCTGGACCCAAAATGTTGGCCCCCATTTGCCTGGTGGAAAACAACAATGACAAGCTGTTGGTGAACCAGCAAGCTATACAGATTCTTGACAAGATTTCTCAGCCAGTGGTGGTGGTAGCCATTGTTGGACTGTACCGTACAGGCAAATCCTACTTGATGAACCGTCTGGCAGGAGAGAATCATG GCTTCCCTCTGGGCTCCACGGTGCAGTCTGAAACCAAGGGCATCTGGATGTGGTGCGTGCCCCACCCCTCCAAGCCAAACCACACCCTGGTCCTTCTGGACACCGAGGGTCTGGGCGATGTGGAAAAG GGTGACCCTAAGAATGACTCCTGGATCTTTGCCCTGGCTGTGCTCCTGTGCAGCACCTTCGTCTACAACAGCATGAGCACCATCAACCACCAGGCCCTGGAGCAGCTGCA TTATGTGACGGAGCTCACAGAACTCATTAAGGCAAAGTCCAACCCAAGGCCTGATGGAGTAGAAGATTCCACAGAGTTCGTGAGTTTCTTCCCAGACTTTATTTGGACTGTACGTGATTTCACTCTGGAGCTGAAGTTGAATGGTGACCCTATCACAGAAGATGAGTACCTGGAGAATGCCTTGAAGCTGATTCAAG GCAAGAATCCCAAAGTTCAAGCATCCAATTTGCCCAGGGAGTGCATCAGGCATTTCTTTCCAAAACGGAAGTGTTTTGTCTTTGACCGGCCAACACATGACAAAGACCTTCTAGCCAATATCGAGAAGGTGGCAGAAAAGCAACTGGATCCCACATTCCaggaacaaacaaacattttCCGTTCTTACATCTTCACGCATGCAAGAACCAAGACCCTCAGGGAGGGAATCACAGTCACTGGGAATC GTTTGGGAACTCTGGCAGTGACTTACGTAGATGCCATCAACAGTGGAGCGGTGCCTTGTCTGGAGAATGCAGTGATAACTCTGGCCCAGCGTGAGAACTCAGCTGCCATGCAGAGGGCAGCCAACCACTACAGCCagcagatggcccagcgagtgaAGCTCCCCACAGACACGCTCCAGGAGCTGCTGGACGTGCATGCGGCCTGTGAGAGGGAAGCCATTGCAGTCTTTATGGAGCACTCCTTCAAGGATGAAAACCAGGAATTCCAGAAGAAGCTCGTG GAAATCACAATGAATAAGAAGGGGGAGTTCTTGCTGCAGAATGAAGAGTCCTCTGTTCAGTGCTGCCAGGCTAAACTCAATGAGCTCTCAAAGGGCCTAATGGAAAGTATCTCAGCAGGAAGTTTCTCTGTTCCTGGAGGGCACAAGCTCTacatggaaacaaagaaaaagattgaaCAGGACTATTGGCAAGTCCCCAGGAAAGGAGTAAAG GCAAAAGAGGTCTTCCAGAGGTTCCTGGAGTCACAGGTGGTGATAGAGAAATCCATCTTGCAGTCGGATAAAGCCCTCACTGATAGAGAGAAGGCAGTAGCAG TGGATCGGGCCAAGAAGGAGGCAGCTGAGAAGGAACAGgaacttttaaaacagaaattacagGAGCAGCAGCAACAGATGGAGGCTCAAGAGAAGAGTCTCAAGGAAAACATAGCCCAGCTGAAGGAGAAGCTGCAGATGGAGAGAGAACACCTCCTGAGAGAGCAGAATATGATGCTGGAGCACAAGCTGAAG GTCCAGAAAGATTTGCTTGATGAAGGATTTAAGAAGAAATGTGAGGAGATGAATGCAGAGATAAATCAACTAAAACATATGATTGATACTACAGAAAATGATGATACTTCCTGGATTGCGCATACCTTGGACAAACTTGTCAATGAGCTACCTTCAATATTGTCTGGTCCTGCTAAATTAATTGGTCAGGTTGTCAAAG gctttggtatcaggatgatgctgtcctcataa
- the LOC102143453 gene encoding guanylate-binding protein 6-like isoform X4: MSTINHQALEQLHYVTELTELIKAKSNPRPDGVEDSTEFVSFFPDFIWTVRDFTLELKLNGDPITEDEYLENALKLIQGKNPKVQASNLPRECIRHFFPKRKCFVFDRPTHDKDLLANIEKVAEKQLDPTFQEQTNIFRSYIFTHARTKTLREGITVTGNRLGTLAVTYVDAINSGAVPCLENAVITLAQRENSAAMQRAANHYSQQMAQRVKLPTDTLQELLDVHAACEREAIAVFMEHSFKDENQEFQKKLVEITMNKKGEFLLQNEESSVQCCQAKLNELSKGLMESISAGSFSVPGGHKLYMETKKKIEQDYWQVPRKGVKAKEVFQRFLESQVVIEKSILQSDKALTDREKAVAVDRAKKEAAEKEQELLKQKLQEQQQQMEAQEKSLKENIAQLKEKLQMEREHLLREQNMMLEHKLKVQKDLLDEGFKKKCEEMNAEINQLKHMIDTTENDDTSWIAHTLDKLVNELPSILSGPAKLIGQVVKGVSSLFK; encoded by the exons ATGAGCACCATCAACCACCAGGCCCTGGAGCAGCTGCA TTATGTGACGGAGCTCACAGAACTCATTAAGGCAAAGTCCAACCCAAGGCCTGATGGAGTAGAAGATTCCACAGAGTTCGTGAGTTTCTTCCCAGACTTTATTTGGACTGTACGTGATTTCACTCTGGAGCTGAAGTTGAATGGTGACCCTATCACAGAAGATGAGTACCTGGAGAATGCCTTGAAGCTGATTCAAG GCAAGAATCCCAAAGTTCAAGCATCCAATTTGCCCAGGGAGTGCATCAGGCATTTCTTTCCAAAACGGAAGTGTTTTGTCTTTGACCGGCCAACACATGACAAAGACCTTCTAGCCAATATCGAGAAGGTGGCAGAAAAGCAACTGGATCCCACATTCCaggaacaaacaaacattttCCGTTCTTACATCTTCACGCATGCAAGAACCAAGACCCTCAGGGAGGGAATCACAGTCACTGGGAATC GTTTGGGAACTCTGGCAGTGACTTACGTAGATGCCATCAACAGTGGAGCGGTGCCTTGTCTGGAGAATGCAGTGATAACTCTGGCCCAGCGTGAGAACTCAGCTGCCATGCAGAGGGCAGCCAACCACTACAGCCagcagatggcccagcgagtgaAGCTCCCCACAGACACGCTCCAGGAGCTGCTGGACGTGCATGCGGCCTGTGAGAGGGAAGCCATTGCAGTCTTTATGGAGCACTCCTTCAAGGATGAAAACCAGGAATTCCAGAAGAAGCTCGTG GAAATCACAATGAATAAGAAGGGGGAGTTCTTGCTGCAGAATGAAGAGTCCTCTGTTCAGTGCTGCCAGGCTAAACTCAATGAGCTCTCAAAGGGCCTAATGGAAAGTATCTCAGCAGGAAGTTTCTCTGTTCCTGGAGGGCACAAGCTCTacatggaaacaaagaaaaagattgaaCAGGACTATTGGCAAGTCCCCAGGAAAGGAGTAAAG GCAAAAGAGGTCTTCCAGAGGTTCCTGGAGTCACAGGTGGTGATAGAGAAATCCATCTTGCAGTCGGATAAAGCCCTCACTGATAGAGAGAAGGCAGTAGCAG TGGATCGGGCCAAGAAGGAGGCAGCTGAGAAGGAACAGgaacttttaaaacagaaattacagGAGCAGCAGCAACAGATGGAGGCTCAAGAGAAGAGTCTCAAGGAAAACATAGCCCAGCTGAAGGAGAAGCTGCAGATGGAGAGAGAACACCTCCTGAGAGAGCAGAATATGATGCTGGAGCACAAGCTGAAG GTCCAGAAAGATTTGCTTGATGAAGGATTTAAGAAGAAATGTGAGGAGATGAATGCAGAGATAAATCAACTAAAACATATGATTGATACTACAGAAAATGATGATACTTCCTGGATTGCGCATACCTTGGACAAACTTGTCAATGAGCTACCTTCAATATTGTCTGGTCCTGCTAAATTAATTGGTCAGGTTGTCAAAGGTGTGAGTTCGCTCTTTAAATAG
- the LOC102143453 gene encoding guanylate-binding protein 6-like isoform X3, producing the protein MSTINHQALEQLHYVTELTELIKAKSNPRPDGVEDSTEFVSFFPDFIWTVRDFTLELKLNGDPITEDEYLENALKLIQGKNPKVQASNLPRECIRHFFPKRKCFVFDRPTHDKDLLANIEKVAEKQLDPTFQEQTNIFRSYIFTHARTKTLREGITVTGNRLGTLAVTYVDAINSGAVPCLENAVITLAQRENSAAMQRAANHYSQQMAQRVKLPTDTLQELLDVHAACEREAIAVFMEHSFKDENQEFQKKLVEITMNKKGEFLLQNEESSVQCCQAKLNELSKGLMESISAGSFSVPGGHKLYMETKKKIEQDYWQVPRKGVKAKEVFQRFLESQVVIEKSILQSDKALTDREKAVAVDRAKKEAAEKEQELLKQKLQEQQQQMEAQEKSLKENIAQLKEKLQMEREHLLREQNMMLEHKLKVQKDLLDEGFKKKCEEMNAEINQLKHMIDTTENDDTSWIAHTLDKLVNELPSILSGPAKLIGQVVKGFGIRMMLSS; encoded by the exons ATGAGCACCATCAACCACCAGGCCCTGGAGCAGCTGCA TTATGTGACGGAGCTCACAGAACTCATTAAGGCAAAGTCCAACCCAAGGCCTGATGGAGTAGAAGATTCCACAGAGTTCGTGAGTTTCTTCCCAGACTTTATTTGGACTGTACGTGATTTCACTCTGGAGCTGAAGTTGAATGGTGACCCTATCACAGAAGATGAGTACCTGGAGAATGCCTTGAAGCTGATTCAAG GCAAGAATCCCAAAGTTCAAGCATCCAATTTGCCCAGGGAGTGCATCAGGCATTTCTTTCCAAAACGGAAGTGTTTTGTCTTTGACCGGCCAACACATGACAAAGACCTTCTAGCCAATATCGAGAAGGTGGCAGAAAAGCAACTGGATCCCACATTCCaggaacaaacaaacattttCCGTTCTTACATCTTCACGCATGCAAGAACCAAGACCCTCAGGGAGGGAATCACAGTCACTGGGAATC GTTTGGGAACTCTGGCAGTGACTTACGTAGATGCCATCAACAGTGGAGCGGTGCCTTGTCTGGAGAATGCAGTGATAACTCTGGCCCAGCGTGAGAACTCAGCTGCCATGCAGAGGGCAGCCAACCACTACAGCCagcagatggcccagcgagtgaAGCTCCCCACAGACACGCTCCAGGAGCTGCTGGACGTGCATGCGGCCTGTGAGAGGGAAGCCATTGCAGTCTTTATGGAGCACTCCTTCAAGGATGAAAACCAGGAATTCCAGAAGAAGCTCGTG GAAATCACAATGAATAAGAAGGGGGAGTTCTTGCTGCAGAATGAAGAGTCCTCTGTTCAGTGCTGCCAGGCTAAACTCAATGAGCTCTCAAAGGGCCTAATGGAAAGTATCTCAGCAGGAAGTTTCTCTGTTCCTGGAGGGCACAAGCTCTacatggaaacaaagaaaaagattgaaCAGGACTATTGGCAAGTCCCCAGGAAAGGAGTAAAG GCAAAAGAGGTCTTCCAGAGGTTCCTGGAGTCACAGGTGGTGATAGAGAAATCCATCTTGCAGTCGGATAAAGCCCTCACTGATAGAGAGAAGGCAGTAGCAG TGGATCGGGCCAAGAAGGAGGCAGCTGAGAAGGAACAGgaacttttaaaacagaaattacagGAGCAGCAGCAACAGATGGAGGCTCAAGAGAAGAGTCTCAAGGAAAACATAGCCCAGCTGAAGGAGAAGCTGCAGATGGAGAGAGAACACCTCCTGAGAGAGCAGAATATGATGCTGGAGCACAAGCTGAAG GTCCAGAAAGATTTGCTTGATGAAGGATTTAAGAAGAAATGTGAGGAGATGAATGCAGAGATAAATCAACTAAAACATATGATTGATACTACAGAAAATGATGATACTTCCTGGATTGCGCATACCTTGGACAAACTTGTCAATGAGCTACCTTCAATATTGTCTGGTCCTGCTAAATTAATTGGTCAGGTTGTCAAAG gctttggtatcaggatgatgctgtcctcataa
- the LOC102143453 gene encoding guanylate-binding protein 6-like isoform X5 — protein sequence MPLRLAVAMESGPKMLAPICLVENNNDKLLVNQQAIQILDKISQPVVVVAIVGLYRTGKSYLMNRLAGENHGFPLGSTVQSETKGIWMWCVPHPSKPNHTLVLLDTEGLGDVEKGDPKNDSWIFALAVLLCSTFVYNSMSTINHQALEQLHYVTELTELIKAKSNPRPDGVEDSTEFVSFFPDFIWTVRDFTLELKLNGDPITEDEYLENALKLIQGKNPKVQASNLPRECIRHFFPKRKCFVFDRPTHDKDLLANIEKVAEKQLDPTFQEQTNIFRSYIFTHARTKTLREGITVTGNRLGTLAVTYVDAINSGAVPCLENAVITLAQRENSAAMQRAANHYSQQMAQRVKLPTDTLQELLDVHAACEREAIAVFMEHSFKDENQEFQKKLVEITMNKKGEFLLQNEESSVQCCQAKLNELSKGLMESISAGSFSVPGGHKLYMETKKKIEQDYWQVPRKGVKI from the exons ATGCCCTTGAG GTTGGCGGTTGCCATGGAATCTGGACCCAAAATGTTGGCCCCCATTTGCCTGGTGGAAAACAACAATGACAAGCTGTTGGTGAACCAGCAAGCTATACAGATTCTTGACAAGATTTCTCAGCCAGTGGTGGTGGTAGCCATTGTTGGACTGTACCGTACAGGCAAATCCTACTTGATGAACCGTCTGGCAGGAGAGAATCATG GCTTCCCTCTGGGCTCCACGGTGCAGTCTGAAACCAAGGGCATCTGGATGTGGTGCGTGCCCCACCCCTCCAAGCCAAACCACACCCTGGTCCTTCTGGACACCGAGGGTCTGGGCGATGTGGAAAAG GGTGACCCTAAGAATGACTCCTGGATCTTTGCCCTGGCTGTGCTCCTGTGCAGCACCTTCGTCTACAACAGCATGAGCACCATCAACCACCAGGCCCTGGAGCAGCTGCA TTATGTGACGGAGCTCACAGAACTCATTAAGGCAAAGTCCAACCCAAGGCCTGATGGAGTAGAAGATTCCACAGAGTTCGTGAGTTTCTTCCCAGACTTTATTTGGACTGTACGTGATTTCACTCTGGAGCTGAAGTTGAATGGTGACCCTATCACAGAAGATGAGTACCTGGAGAATGCCTTGAAGCTGATTCAAG GCAAGAATCCCAAAGTTCAAGCATCCAATTTGCCCAGGGAGTGCATCAGGCATTTCTTTCCAAAACGGAAGTGTTTTGTCTTTGACCGGCCAACACATGACAAAGACCTTCTAGCCAATATCGAGAAGGTGGCAGAAAAGCAACTGGATCCCACATTCCaggaacaaacaaacattttCCGTTCTTACATCTTCACGCATGCAAGAACCAAGACCCTCAGGGAGGGAATCACAGTCACTGGGAATC GTTTGGGAACTCTGGCAGTGACTTACGTAGATGCCATCAACAGTGGAGCGGTGCCTTGTCTGGAGAATGCAGTGATAACTCTGGCCCAGCGTGAGAACTCAGCTGCCATGCAGAGGGCAGCCAACCACTACAGCCagcagatggcccagcgagtgaAGCTCCCCACAGACACGCTCCAGGAGCTGCTGGACGTGCATGCGGCCTGTGAGAGGGAAGCCATTGCAGTCTTTATGGAGCACTCCTTCAAGGATGAAAACCAGGAATTCCAGAAGAAGCTCGTG GAAATCACAATGAATAAGAAGGGGGAGTTCTTGCTGCAGAATGAAGAGTCCTCTGTTCAGTGCTGCCAGGCTAAACTCAATGAGCTCTCAAAGGGCCTAATGGAAAGTATCTCAGCAGGAAGTTTCTCTGTTCCTGGAGGGCACAAGCTCTacatggaaacaaagaaaaagattgaaCAGGACTATTGGCAAGTCCCCAGGAAAGGAGTAAAG ATCTGA